One genomic segment of Cellulophaga sp. HaHaR_3_176 includes these proteins:
- a CDS encoding NUDIX domain-containing protein, translating into MQQAIKLSVDAVVFGYEEGTISVVLIKRKYEPFKGQWAIPGGFVLDNESLEQAVARELSEETGIKINYLEQLYTFGEPKRDPRSRVVSVAYFGLIKPSAFKIFASTDAEEVQWFNIETLPELSFDHAEILKMAIARLQAKITYEPIGFELLDVKFPFSDLEKLYTTLLGRPIDRRNFRKKILNLNVLDELDEKYSKGSGRPANLFKFNNKRYFILKKEGIIFDI; encoded by the coding sequence ATGCAACAAGCAATTAAACTTTCAGTAGATGCTGTCGTTTTCGGATATGAAGAAGGTACTATTTCGGTTGTACTTATAAAAAGAAAATACGAGCCATTTAAAGGGCAATGGGCAATTCCTGGTGGATTTGTTTTAGATAATGAATCACTAGAACAAGCTGTAGCAAGAGAACTTAGTGAAGAAACAGGAATTAAAATTAATTATTTAGAACAACTTTACACTTTTGGTGAACCCAAAAGAGACCCTAGGAGTAGGGTAGTGTCAGTTGCCTATTTTGGATTAATAAAACCAAGCGCTTTTAAAATTTTTGCATCTACTGATGCTGAAGAAGTACAATGGTTTAATATAGAAACATTACCAGAACTTTCTTTTGATCACGCTGAAATTTTAAAAATGGCTATCGCTCGTTTACAAGCAAAAATCACATATGAACCTATAGGTTTTGAACTTTTAGATGTTAAGTTTCCTTTTTCAGATTTAGAAAAACTATATACTACTTTATTAGGAAGGCCTATTGATAGGCGTAATTTTAGAAAAAAAATATTAAATCTTAATGTTTTAGATGAGTTAGATGAAAAATACTCCAAAGGGTCAGGACGACCAGCTAACCTTTTTAAATTCAATAATAAACGTTATTTTATATTAAAAAAAGAAGGTATAATATTCGATATTTAA
- a CDS encoding RNA polymerase sigma factor RpoD/SigA, whose translation MRQLKITKQITNRDTKSLEKYFQEISKIDMITIDEEVEMARKIREGDQVALNTLVNANLRFVVSVAKQYQGSGLRLSDLINEGNVGLVKAAKRFDETRGFKFISYAVWWIRQAILQAISEQSRMVRLPLNKIGEISKINKVFSYLEQSLQRPPSAIEIARELDMSTSQVKTAMKNTSKHLSMDAPFAEGESSNLYNVVQSKEAMSPDSKMMEESLSSDIGQLLKTLPSRESDIIRLYYGIGEKAPMSLTEIGEIFEISRERVRQIREKAIRILRKKSQNEVLKAYL comes from the coding sequence ATGAGGCAACTAAAGATCACGAAGCAAATTACAAACAGAGATACTAAATCATTAGAAAAGTATTTTCAAGAAATATCAAAAATAGATATGATTACCATTGATGAGGAAGTTGAAATGGCAAGAAAAATTCGCGAAGGAGATCAAGTTGCACTTAATACATTAGTAAACGCTAATCTACGTTTTGTAGTTTCTGTAGCAAAACAATACCAAGGAAGTGGTTTAAGGCTTTCTGACTTAATTAATGAAGGTAATGTTGGCTTGGTTAAAGCCGCAAAACGTTTTGATGAAACAAGAGGTTTTAAATTTATATCGTATGCTGTTTGGTGGATAAGACAAGCAATTTTACAAGCAATATCAGAACAATCACGTATGGTTCGTTTGCCTTTAAATAAAATTGGTGAGATTAGTAAAATAAATAAAGTTTTTTCTTACTTAGAACAAAGTCTTCAGCGCCCACCTAGTGCTATTGAAATAGCTAGAGAGTTAGACATGAGCACGTCGCAAGTTAAGACTGCTATGAAAAACACAAGTAAGCATTTATCAATGGATGCCCCATTTGCTGAAGGAGAATCTTCAAATTTATACAATGTTGTTCAATCAAAAGAAGCGATGAGCCCCGATTCTAAAATGATGGAAGAATCACTTAGTTCTGATATAGGGCAACTACTAAAAACATTACCTAGTAGAGAGAGTGATATTATACGTTTATATTACGGCATTGGAGAAAAAGCGCCAATGAGTTTAACTGAAATTGGTGAGATTTTTGAAATTAGCAGAGAGCGAGTTAGACAAATTAGAGAAAAAGCGATTAGAATTTTACGTAAAAAATCGCAAAACGAAGTTTTAAAAGCATATTTATAA
- a CDS encoding nicotinate phosphoribosyltransferase: MNGLLLTDGYKTGHHQQYPKGTEEVYSNWTPRSNKYAPKGCDKVVSFGQQYVFEWLHDFFNDNFFSKPKAEVCNEVKEELSMYLGTDYDVTHYEDLHDLQYLPIKVKSLPEGVEVPIRIPMVTVVNTDKKFYWITNFLETILSTMLWQPMTSASIALRYKRIFKNWTLLTDKDNLAFIDFQGHDFSMRGMGGLQSAISSGMGHASVFLGSDTLPVISSLRKYYKAKGFVVGSVNATEHSVMCAGTKDDEIGTFRSLINTYPSGILSVVSDTWDLWKVLTEYLPQLKDEVLARDGKLVIRPDSGDPVDIICGEARDLGAKTAQDKGVVELLWDIFGGSINAQGFKVLDGHIGAIYGDSITTERAESICQRLSDKGFATTNVVLGIGSFTYQFNTRDTFGFAMKATSVVVNGERREIFKDPITDDGIKKSAKGLIKVDTVDGEYVLVDQVTPEQENEGALQVIYENGEFVNQVNLQEIRDRINKNL; the protein is encoded by the coding sequence ATGAATGGATTATTATTAACTGACGGTTACAAAACTGGACATCACCAACAATACCCTAAAGGGACAGAAGAAGTTTATTCTAATTGGACACCAAGAAGTAATAAGTATGCACCTAAAGGCTGTGATAAGGTTGTTTCATTTGGTCAACAATATGTATTTGAATGGTTGCATGATTTTTTTAATGATAATTTTTTCTCAAAGCCAAAAGCAGAAGTTTGTAATGAGGTAAAAGAAGAGTTATCTATGTATTTAGGTACCGACTATGATGTAACACATTATGAAGATTTACATGATTTACAATATTTACCAATTAAAGTAAAGTCATTACCTGAAGGGGTAGAGGTACCAATTAGAATACCTATGGTAACTGTAGTGAATACTGATAAAAAATTCTATTGGATTACTAACTTTTTAGAAACTATTTTATCTACTATGTTATGGCAACCAATGACTTCGGCTTCAATTGCTTTAAGATATAAGAGAATTTTTAAAAATTGGACCTTACTAACAGATAAAGACAATCTAGCTTTTATTGATTTTCAAGGTCACGATTTTTCGATGCGAGGAATGGGTGGTTTGCAGAGTGCAATATCATCAGGTATGGGCCATGCTTCAGTTTTTTTAGGATCAGATACATTACCTGTAATTAGCAGTTTACGTAAATATTATAAAGCTAAGGGTTTTGTTGTTGGATCTGTAAATGCTACAGAACACTCTGTAATGTGTGCAGGTACAAAAGACGATGAAATAGGTACATTTAGATCTTTAATTAACACCTATCCTAGTGGTATATTATCTGTAGTAAGTGATACTTGGGATTTATGGAAAGTACTAACAGAGTATTTACCACAGCTAAAAGATGAAGTATTAGCAAGAGATGGAAAATTGGTTATTAGACCCGATAGTGGAGATCCTGTTGATATTATTTGTGGAGAAGCAAGAGACTTAGGTGCAAAAACAGCACAAGATAAAGGTGTAGTCGAGTTACTTTGGGATATTTTTGGAGGTTCTATAAATGCACAAGGGTTCAAAGTTTTAGATGGTCATATTGGTGCAATTTATGGTGATAGTATTACAACAGAAAGAGCAGAAAGTATATGTCAACGTTTGAGTGATAAAGGTTTTGCTACTACTAATGTTGTCTTAGGAATTGGTTCTTTTACCTATCAATTTAATACTAGAGATACTTTTGGATTTGCTATGAAAGCTACTTCTGTAGTGGTAAATGGTGAACGAAGAGAAATTTTTAAAGATCCTATTACTGATGATGGCATTAAAAAATCTGCTAAAGGATTGATAAAAGTAGATACTGTTGATGGTGAGTATGTTTTGGTTGACCAAGTGACTCCTGAACAAGAAAATGAAGGTGCTTTACAAGTGATTTATGAAAATGGAGAATTTGTAAATCAAGTGAATTTACAAGAGATAAGAGACCGTATTAATAAAAATCTTTAA